The sequence AGGCCCTTCCCACGCCCCGACCCAACCGTCGTCCTGACCACTGTCGACGATCACGCCGTCGTCGACACGAAGCCATGCAGGTTGGATCGCATCGTCCTGCCCAAGCGCCGCCAGCGAAGGCAGCCAGAGAACCAATGTGCTGGACATATCAGTCCGTCTCGCCCCAATCGCGGCGCACGATCACCGGTGCTGCGATCCCCGCAGAGGGCGCGCCGCCATTGGCATCGATCAGCGAAATTGCGGTCAAGAAACCGTCCCCCATCGTCACATTCGTCGTCAGCGCCAGCCACCGGCTGGTCACGCCGGCCTGTTCGGCAACCTCGTTGGGCGGCTTGCGCCCTTCGAACGGGCCAGCCTCCCAGAATCGTACGCTGCTGCCATAGCCGCCTGCGGGACGCGCCGCCAGCGCCGCCCGCGCTTTGGCGACAGTGATTTCGCCGGGCAGCAACATCGCGACGAGCGGCGCCTGCTCGGGCGCCAGCGTATTGACGTTGAGCTTGACCGGGTCGGTCACCGGCAGCACGCAAATCCAGGGTTTGAGCCGCGCATAGATTTTGGGCGTCACACCGCGCACCGCGCGCAGTTCACTGACGTCGGCCATCTTGCGGTTCGCCGGCAGATAGGCGCCCTGCATCGAACGATAGGCATTGTCTTCGGCGCCGAGCGGGCCTTCGTTGCTGTCGCTGTCGATCCAGTCGGCGGTCGCACCCGCGATCGCCTGCGCCTGGCCCGGATCGATCCCGAGCAAGGTCATCAATTCACCGAACTGGCGCATCGAACCCGAGCGTTGACTGAACCGACCCGGGACGGTTTCGGCGACAAGGCTGTTGAGGTTGAAGCAATTGTTCGCGTCGGTGAGCTTTGCCCGTCCCTCGCCGCCCGGAAGCGGCAGCGTGAAGTCGCGCCCGAGCCAGTTTCCTGCAAGCGTCAGCTTGGCGGGATCGCGTCCGACGAGATCGGCGACACGGCGGAGCGCAATCTGTTCGGCGGCGAAAGCGTAGGCGCGGCCCTGATCGACCGTCGCCGCGCTGCCCGCGATGCGCGTCGCGAGCGTCAGCCGGTCGAGCGCGGTCGCGGCGATCACCGCCATCACCGCGACGAGCAGCAGGACGGTGAGCAGCGCCGCGCCCTGCTCGCCTTTCGCATCGGGCCTCATGGTGCCGGTACGCCTGCAATCGGCGGTGGCGGCAGCGTCGGCGCGGTCAGGAACAGCATCGTCAGCGCCTCGCGCCCGTTACGCGCCAACCGCACCTCGACCGCGCGCGGCAGGCGATCGCCGGGTTCAGAATTCCAGCTCTCGCCCCAATTGCCCTTATCGTCGCGATAGCGCACCGCGACGCCCGCCACATCAGCGACAAGCCGGTCGCCTTCGCCAAGCGCCGTGCCGTCAAGCATCGGCTGGATCGCGCGGCGCCATTCAGCGCCGACAAGCGCGTACCCCACGCGCTCGACAGCCGGACGCGGGCCGCCGTCGGCCGAACCCGCGCCACCATGGACAAAGGCAAAGCCGTTCGGGGAGCCGACGAAGGCGGGCACCGCCTCCCCCGCCGGGCCGCGCGTCGATCGCTGGACCGCCTGCGCCAGATCATTCGCCATCACCGCACGCAGGCGGTTGACCCCGCCCATCGCCTTCAGCCGTTCCTGCACCGCATCCTGGGTATCGACGCTGCTGCGGAGCAGGCCGACGCCCATCGCCGCGATCGCCGCAAAAATCGAGAGGGCGACGAGCATCTCGACAAGGGTGAAACCGCGCTGGTCGCTCATCGCGAGGCCCGGATGATCGTCAGCACCGCCTGCCCGCGCCCGCTTTCGGGGCGAACGAGCAGGTCGATGCGTAGCAAGCTGTCGTCGGCCGTCTTCGCGACACGTTGTTCGACGCGCCAGTTGCGGCCGGCGTTCGCGACGCCGATCGCGCTGTTGCCGATCGTCGGCGGCGCGGGATCGGTCCACAGCTCGACCGCGCGGTTTTGTGCGACGATCCCCGCCATCGTGCTTTCGTCGAGGTCGCCCGCGGTGCGCACCGCATAGGCGTCGAGACGGATCAGCGCGAGCGCGGCGATGCTGATGACGCTCAAGGCCACCAACATTTCGAGCAGGGTGAAACCGCCCTCCGCCCCTGTGGCGCGCTCATTGACCACGGCTGACCTCCCCGGTCGCCGAGACGCGCACGATTTCGCGCGCATCGCCTCCGGTCAGCACGATGGCTTGCGGCGTCGGGCTGATGCCGACACGGTCAAACAGGACGCGCGCCGCCCCCTGTCCGTTACCCGCCGCAAAACGCACATCACCGGGCCAGTTCCGCTGTTCGAAGGCACGGCCGGGGAGCGGCTGCCACTCGCCGGCAATCCGTCGCTCGAAACCATAGCCCGAGGGCGCGAAGTTGACCGCGACGCTGCGCCCCTCGATCACCGCGACATCGCGCGCGGCAGCGAGGCGTGCGGCGAGCCGGTCGGCTTCGCTCCGCACGGTACGTTCCTCGCCGGGGATGGTCAGCACGACCGCGGTTGCGGCGAGCGCCATGATCGCGAGGACGACCATCAGTTCGACCAAGGTGAAGCCGTTGGGGATGAAGCCGTTGGCGTGGGGACGCGCACGCGTCTCAGCTGTCGGCGCGAATATCCGCATTGTCGTCGGTCCCGCCGGGGGCGCCGTCGGCGCCGAGCGACCAGACGTCGAACGCCTTTCCGTTCGGCCCGGGTGCCTGATAATTATAGGGGCGGCCCCACGGATCGGCGGGGAGCGTCTTGATATAGCCGCCGCGGCGATAGCGCTCGGGCTGCGCCAGCGCCGGCGGCGCGGTGACGAGCGCGTTCAGGCCGTCGGTCGAAGCCGGGTAGGTCAGATTGTCGAGCCGATATTGTTCAAGCGCGGTTTCGAGCGTCGAAATATCGGCCTTTGCCTTGGTGATCATCGCGCGATCCTGGCTGGGCAGGACGTTGATCATCACCACGGTCGCGAGCAGGCCGATGATGAAGATCACGACCATCAATTCGGTGAGCGTGAAGCCGCGCTCGTCCCGTTTGCGACGCGCGGCCAGCGGCCGATCCCGATCTGAATAAGAGGTATCGAGCATCAGGCGAACGATTAGCTTCATCAACGACATTTTCATAGTCCGGCTAGATTCTGCAACTGGAGGATCGGCAGCAGAATGGCGAGGATGATCAGGGCCACGCACGACCCCATAACGACAATTATGACAGGTTCGAGAAGCGCCATCGATGCCGCCGTAAAACGGTCGAATTCGCGCTCGAGATAGTCGGCGGCGCGTTCGAGCATCTGTTCGAGACGCCCCGCGCTTTCGCCGCTGGCGGTCATGTAGACGAGCAAGGGCGGAAAGACCCCCGCATCGCGAAGCGCGGTGGAAAGGCCGCCCCCCGCGCGCACCTGATCGACGATATTGGCGGTCGCGCCCGCCAGCGCGGCGTTGCGGATCGTGGGTACCGTCAGCTTCAACCCCTCGACGAGCGGCAGGCGGCTCGACACCATCGTCGACAGCGTCCGGGCAAAGCGCGCAGCATAGAGATCGCGGAGCAGGCGGCCGAAGAGCGGCAGGCGAAGCAGGCGCGCATCGACGCGCGCCTTGAACGCCGGACGGCGCATCGCCGTCACCCAGCCGAAGCTTGCCGCGGCAAGTAGCAGCGCGATCAGCCACCACCAGTTTGCAGCGAACCCCGATATCGCGATCACCGCGCGGGTCAGGAACGGCAGTTGCTGCCCGGTGTCGGTGAATTGTTCGACGACGCGCGGGACGACGAAGATCATCAGTGCCGCGACGACGCCGATCGCCACGATCGCGAGAACGATCGGATAAGCGAGCGCCGCGATCAGCTTGCCGCGCACCTCGGCCTGCCGTTCGAGCAGATCGGCAAGGCGCGCGAGGATCGTCGTCAGGCTGCCCGTCGTTTCGCCCGCCGCGACCATCGCGCGATAGAGCGGCGGAAAGCTGCCCGGCTGGCGGCCCATCGCATCGGCGAGACGGCGTCCTTCGAGCAGGCCGGCGTGAACCTCGCCGATCACGGCGCGCGCGCTTTCGGCCTCGCTCTGGCGCGTTAGCGTGCGCAGCGCCTCTTCGAGCGGCGCGACCTCGGCAAGCGTCGCGAGCTGACGCGTGAAGAGTGCCAGTTCCTTTGCCGACAATTTGGTCTTGCGGAAAGCGAGCAGCGAACGGCTCACGGGCTTCGCGCCCGCCGTTTCGACCGCGACGATATGGAATTTACGGGCGATCAGGTTCGCACGCGCCGCATCGTCGTTCGCGGCGGTCAGCCGTCCCTTGCGTTCGCGGCCCAGGGGATCGATCGCCACATAGCGATAATCAGGCATCGACATCCTCGCGCCGCGCGATGCGGATCGCTTCCTCGGCGGTCGTCAGCCCCTTTGCCACCATCGTCCGTGCCGCCGAGGCAAGCGTCGGTGATTTCAGGAAAGCGTGCTTCGCGATCATCGCCTCGTCGCCGCCAGCGTAAATATAGCGGCGGACGGTTTCGTCGACCTTTATCGCCTCGAACACCCCGATGCGGCCCTTGAACCCGGTGCCGCCGCACTGATCGCAGCCCTTCGGGCGCCAGATGACGGTGCCGATGTCGAGCCCGAGCATCGCGGCGATGCTGTTGTCCGCCTGCACCGGCTCGCGGCAATGATCGCAGAGCTTGCGGACGAGGCGCTGCGCCAGAACGGCGCGGAGCGTCGAGGCGAGCAGGAAGGGCTCGACCTTCAGATCCTTGAGCCGCGTGATCGCGCCGACCGCGTCGTTGGTGTGGACGGTGGAAAGCACGAGGTGGCCCGTCAGCGACGCCTGCACCGCGATGTCGGCGGTTTCGCGGTCGCGGATTTCGCCGACCATCACGACGTCGGGATCCTGGCGCAGGATCGCACGGAGACCCGCAGCGAAATCGAGACCGACCTTGGCGTTCACCTGCGTCTGACCAACACCATCGACGGCATATTCGACCGGATCCTCGACGGTCAGGATATTGCGCTGGCCGTCGTTGAGCTGCTTGAGCGCCGCGTACAGCGTCGTCGTCTTGCCCGAGCCCGTGGGCCCGGTGACAAGGATGATGCCATTGGGTTCGGCGAGCGCCTCGCGCAAAATCTGGTCGGCGGCGCCCGACAGGCCGAGCACGTCGAAGTCGATTCCCGCCGCATCCTTGTCGAGGATACGCATCACGACGCGCTCGCCGGCGCGGCTAGGGAGTGTCGAAACGCGGACGTCGACCGCCTTCCCCGCGAGGGTCAGCCCGATGCGGCCATCCTGCGGCACGCGGCGTTCGGCGATATCGAGGCGCGCCATCACCTTGATGCGGCTGACGACGACGGGGGCGACGTGCGGCGGCATGCGCAGATGCTCGCGCAGCACGCCATCGGCGCGCATCCGCACGACCAGCCCGCTTTCATAGGGCTCGATATGGATGTCGCTGACGCCCTGCCGCACCGCTTCGGCGATGATCGCATTGATCAGCCGGATCGCGGGCGCATCGTCGGCGCTGTCGAGCAGATCCTCCGCGCTGGGGATACCGAGGTCGAGGTCGCTGCCGTCGAGCGAACCCGCCATCGCGGCCGCCGAACTGTCGACGGCATAATGATCGGAGAGCAGCCGGTCGAAATCGGCGACGCTCGCGGTCGCGACGCGCAGCGGCTGCGCAAGATAGCGCTTCACCTCGATCAGCACCGCGGGATCGGCATCCTCGCGCAGCGTCGCGAGCCATACGCCGTTTTCGCCGGGCGCGATCACGACGCCGTGCGTGCGGGCAAAGCCATATGGAATATCAACCGGCGCCGGGGGAGGCGCCGCCGGTTCGATGTCGGTCACGGATAGTCTCCGGCGGGGGGCGCAGGCGCCTGCGAAACCGAGGGCGGGACGTCGGCCGGCTTGATGCTGCCATCGGGGCCGCGCAGTTCGGGCAGATTGACCGGACCGACGGTGATGTCGGCGGGGGTCGACGCGGTGGGGACCGGCGGCACGGCGCCCAGATAGTCGCGCACCAGCGTGTCGATCGCCGGCTCCTGATCGGGATTCCGCTGGAGCTGGAAGTCGCGGATATAACCATAACGGCGCGCCGTGAGCGCGGCATTGTCTTCGCGGTTGCGCAGGATCGTCGGGCGGATGAAGACCATGAGGTTGGTCTTTGCGCGCGTCCGGCTGCGCGATTTGAACAACTCGCCGATCAGCGGGATGTCGCTGAGGAGCGGGATGCGTTCGATCGTCTTGCGTTCGTCGTCGTTGAGCAGGCCGCCGATCGCGAGAATCTCGCCGTCGTCGACGGTGAGTACGGTTTCGAACGAGCGCTTGTTGAGGATGAGATCGCTGTTGCGCGACGAGACGGGGCCCGCAACGCTCGACACTTCCTGTCGAAGGAAAAGCTTCACCTCGCCCGCACCATTGACCTGCGGCGTGACGTCGAGCTTGATGCCGACCTCTTCGCGCTGGACGGTGCGGAAGGCGTTGTCGAAATTGTCGCTGAGCGCCTCGCCCGTCGTGATCGGCACTTCCTGGCCGACAAGGAATTTCGCCGCCTGATTGTCGAGCGTGACGATGTGCGGGGTTGCGAGCAGGTTCGACGTCGTGTCCGACTTCACCGCGTTGATGATCGCGCCGAAGATCGTGTTCTTGCCGATATCGCCCGCGAAACCCGCGAAGCCGCCGGTTGCGCCGAGGAGCGAGGCCGCTGCCGCTTCCTGCAGGCTGTTGCCGAGCGAGCTGTTGGTTTGCGTCACCGTGGTGTTGCCGTTGACCGTCGTCGTCTGCTGCGACAACTGGTTCGCCGCATAGGCACCGCCGAGCGTCAGGATATTGGGCTGCGCGTTGCTGTAGCTGGTCGCGACGAAGGGAATATTCTTGCCGCCCAGAAGGAACTGGACGCCGAGGCGTTTCGCGGCGTCGTCGCCGATTTCGACGACGATCGCCTCGACCAGCACCTGCTGACGGCGGCTGTCGAGCTGGCGGATCAGTTCGCCGAGCATGCGCTGCACTTCGCTGTTGGCCGCGACGATGATCGCATTGGCGCCCTCATAGCGCGTGACGATCGCGGGGCCGCGGGTCGAGATGCTGCCCGTGCCGCCCGCCCCGGTCGAGGTCGTGGACGCCGGCGCGGCGGCAGCCACCGGGGCGCTGCTGCCACTGGACGAAGAGGTCGAGGACGAAGAGGAGGCGGGCGGCAGGCCCGCCTTCTGCGCCGGGTCGCTGCCGCCGCCGATCAGTTGCTGCAACGTCGGGAGCAGCGTTTCGGCATTGGCATGTTCGAGCCAGTAGACGCGCAGTTCGGTGCCGCCAGCCGCCTTCGCGTCAAGGTCGTTCGCCATCGATACGAAGCGCGCGACGAGCGCCTGGTCGCCGCGCAGGGCAATCGCATTGCTGCTGTCGATCGGGACGATCGCGACGGGCTTCTGCGCCCCCTCACCCGCCGCCGGGACGAGCGCCTGCAACGCGGCGGCGATTTCGCGCGCGCCAGCGTTTTTCAGCGTGACGATCTGGCTGGTCGAGCTGTCGCGGTCGATGCTCGACGCGAGCGCACGGATACGGCGAATATTGTCGGCGAAATCGGCGACGACGAGACTGTTGGCGTTGCGGTTGGCGGTGAGCGAGCCCTGCGCGCTGACGAGCGGGCGCAGCGTTTCGACCGCCGACACCGCATCGATGTAACGCAGGCGGATGATTTCGGTGACGAACTGGTTCTGCGCGGCGCCGCTGCTGCCGATCCGGCCGGGCTGTGCCGCAGCGCCATCGATCGGCTGGACCCGGTAACTGCCGTTCGGTCCGGGGACCGCGACGAGACCGTTCGAGCGCAGCGTCGCGAGAAATATCTCGAAATATTCGCTGCGCGACAGCGGCCGGTCGGTGACCACCGACACCTTGCCGTTGACGCGTCCGTCGATGACGAAGGTGCGCCCGGTGATCCGCGCGGCATCCTGAATGAAGGCGCGGATGTCGGCGTCGCGCACGTTGAGCGTATATTGCGCGAACGCGGGCCCGGGCGTGGCGGAAACGAGCGCGGCGGCAAGCATCAGGGACAGTTTGAGACGCATAAAACCTATTGCTTTGACAAGAAGATGGCGACGGGAACGACGCTGGCGCCGCGCTCGACCTCGAGCGCGATCCGCGCGCCCGGCGTCAACTGGTTGGCGAGCGCGGCGGCATCGCTCGCCGATCCGATCTGGCGCCCGTTTACCGACCGGACAACATCGCCGGGACGGAGGCCCGCAGCGCGGAAGGCGGCGCCGTCGCCTTGCGGCTGGACGACAATGCCGGTGACGCGGCCCTCTTCGGTGCGCGGCGCGAAACCGACACCGGCCTTGATCGCCGCGGGTGTCATTTCGCCGCTCGCACTCGCACCGGCCGCCGTGGCGCCAATTTCAGGTGTGGGTGCGGGCAGCGGCGTCGCGGCGTTGGCGACGGGAGCCTCACCACTCTGATCGAGGAACAGGCTTTCGCGCGCGCCGCCGCGGTCGAGCAGCACATGATCGAAAGCGACACCGACAAGCTTCAGTCCGGGCGCGATCTCGTCACCGACGGCGTAGCTTGTCTGGATACCGTCCTCGCCCGCGATGATCGCCGAACCGCCGCCGGTCGCTTCATTGAGGTTGATGCCGAAGAGCGTGAGCCCCGCCGACGTGACGGTCGCCGATGCCGGCCCCTGCGCATTGCCGCGGAAAAAGGGATCGAGGCTGGTGAAGAGCGCGCGCCGTTCGGCGGGCGACACGATGACGGCGGCCTGCGGCTGCCATGCGCCGAGCGGCGACAGCGGCGTAAGAAGCGCCCAGAGTAGTCGAACGCATTGCCAGATCAGCAGCGCGCCGAGCAGGCCGACAAGCAAGGCCGGCCAGATTTCGCGCGGCGAGCGCTTTCCGGTGCGCAGCCAGGCGGGCAGCGCGCGCGGCAGCCGAACGGCCGATCCGGACATCAGCGTTGCCATGAATTCTTCCCTGTCCCCCAACTGAAAGGCTGCGCCTGCGAATCGCCTAGGGGCGAACGGTGACAATCAGTTGACAAGAAGATTACAGTTTTTTGACCGCCGAGCGAGTCCGCTGAGACGGCTCGAGGCGAACCCTCCCCGCCGGAGCGCGGCGGGGAGGGTTCGCGTATCAGAACTTGAGCGACGCGCTGAGCGAGAAGGTCCGGCCCAGCTTGTAACGGTTGAAATAGATCTTGTTGTCGCCCGAAGTCTGGACTTCCTGATAATTACGACCGGTCAGGTTGCGCGCCTCGAACTTCAGCTCGATTTCCTTGTTCAGCAGGGTCAGCCCCTGACGCGCCACGAAATCGAGCTGGATGCCCGGCTTTTCGAGCAGGTCAGGCTGCCCCGACGGACCACGGCTGGTCACGCGCGGGCTGGCATAGGTGATGAGCAGGGTCTGCTGCGACAGCTTGTCCTGATCTTCAAGACCGATCTGGACGTTGACCAGATGGTCAGACTGCCCGGTGAGCGGCGAACCGTCGAAGAAATAGTTTCGCGCATCCTGCACCACACCGTTGATGACGGTCGTGTCGTTGGCACCGACTTTGATGTCCGATTTGGTGAAGGTGTAGTTGCCGATCAGCACAAGGCGGCGGCTGGCCCAGAAGGCCGAATCCGACAGCGTATCGAGCGCGAAATATTTCTGCGCTTCCAGTTCGACGCCATAAAGCGTCGCCTTCGGCGCGTTGGCATAGCTGGTGTTGATCGACGAGTCCGAGATCGCGGTATAGGCCTCGATCGGCTTGTCGATCGACTTGTAGAAGCCGGCGGCCGTGAAGCGCTGATCCTTGGCGAAATACCATTCATAGCGCAGTTCGGCGTTCCAGAGCTCGCTGTCGCTGAGCGAAGGGTTGCCGCGGAACAGGCGGTTCGATTCGGGATCCTGATAGACCTGCGCGACAAGCTCGCGGAATTGCGGGCGTGCGATCGTCTTCGATCCGTTGAGACGGACCTGCATATCGGGTGCGACTTCCCACGTCAGCGTGATCGCGGGCAGCCAGTAGTTATTGTTGAGGTTGGTCGAGACGATCGAGCTGCCGCCGGTTCCGAAAAGATCGACCGGAACGACAGTCTGCTTGCCTTCCTCATACCGCACGCCGGCGTTGATGTTGATCCCCGACACCAGTTCGGCCTGCACCTGCGCATAGCCTGCATGGGTCTTGAGTCCCGCGTCGAACGCCGCCGTGCCGTCCTGCGCCGAGGTCTCGATCAGGCCGATATCATAATATTGGATCGTCGCGTCGGAGAGCAGATAGTCCGGGCGGAGCTGCGTCACCGCAATGGGGAGCCCCGACGCGCGAAACTGGAACGCGCGGCGGACAGAAGTACGCTTCGTGTCGCTATAGGCATAACCCACCGTCGCGGTGATGCGCGAGGCGAGTTCATACGACAGGTCGACGCCGCCCGACCACAGATCCTCGTTGAGGTCCGAGAAAGCGATGGTCGCGTCGCCGCGGTTGCCGCCAAGATCGTTGACGAACTTGTCGCCCGTCGGATCCTGCGTCGTCGGAAGATTGGTACGGACATAGGTAAAGCCGCGCTCATAGGGCGCCTCGCGCTGCGAGTTGGCATAGGCGCCGCGCAGGTCGACTTTCAGCTGGTCGAAGTGGAATTCGCCGACGAACTGCGTGTTGATCAGCTGGCGTTCGTACCAGGCGGTGTCCTGCTTCATGATATCGCGGCCGACCTGGTTCGCGTCGGTGCCAACGGCGAGGCGCGCCTGCTTCAACGTGTCGCGAATATAGAGGTTGGTCCAGCGCATCTTGTGGTCGCCGATTTCGAGCCCGAAGCCGAGCAGGCCGTTCACGACGACGCGGTTGTCGGTGACGACGCGATTATAGCTCGTCTGCGGATCGCCCGACAAATCCTGTTCGACCGATGTCTGCTGCAGCGTGTCGCGGGTGCGCCACTTGTTGCTGATGCCCGCGGTCGCGATGATGCCAAGCTCGCCGTTTGCAAAGGGGATCGTCGTGCCGCCGGTGATGCCCGCCGACCAGTTGACCGGGATATGGTTATTCTGTTGCAGGAGCGTCGTTTCGGCGTTCACCAGTTCCATCTGGATCGCCTTGAGGTCTTCCTTGGAAAAGTCTGCGCCCTCGAGGATCGGCTTGCCGCTCGCGAACGCCGCCTTCAACAGCGGCGGAACATCGCGCGTGCCGTCGTCGAAGCCCGTCCAGTCGGTGTCGCTGCCATAATAGGTATAGCCAAGCTCGTTCGTCGTCTCGCTGTCCCAACCGATGCCGCCGCTCAGCGTCAGGAAAGGTTCGCGCGGGATCGCCTTGGTCGTGAGGTTGATCACGCCGCCGCCGAATTCGCCGGGGAAGTTTGCCGAATAGCTTTTCTGGACGAGCGTCGAGTCGATGACGTTCGAGGGGAAGATGTCGAGCGGAACGACGCGCTTCAGGGGCTCGGGGCTCGGCAACGGCGAACCGTTGAGCAGCGCGAGCGAGTAACGATCGCCGAGGCCGCGAACATAGACGAAGCCGCCGCCGACGACCGAGAGGCCCGTAACGCGCTGGAGCGAACCCGAAATATCGCCTTCGCCGGTGCGTGCGATATCGGCCGACGACAGGACGGAAACGACTTCGGGCGTGGCGCGGACGACGTTCGGAGTAAAGCGGCCGGTAACAACGATTTCCTGATTGGCGCCGCCGGGGATCGAGACATCGGCCTCTTCATCGGCCTGCGCCGCGTCGTCGGCCGGCGCTTCTGCAGCGACGGGCGGCGTATCGGCGGCGGGTTCGCTGCCGGCATCCTGCGCGAGCGCGGCAGGCGCGACGAGGGCGGAGCTGAGGAGAAGCAGGCTGGCGAAGATCGGCCGCTTGGTCATGATGGAAAAGTCCCCAAATTATGCAGGAAGGGAGCGGGCCAGCCGTCAGGCGAGCCCGCTCCCCAATGGATCGCGAGCGATCAGGTCGTCGGAATGGCGCTGCAGCTCTTGCTCGACGTGCCGAAGTTGGCGGTCGAAGAGTTACAGGTCCAACCCTGGTACCAGGTGTCGTTGGCGTCGCGGACGGCGCCGACGTAAGCCGTGGTGTCGAAGAAGGCGTTCAGCGTCTTCGCGTTGAAGGGCGTGAAGCCGGTTTCGGTCGCACCGTTGATGAACAGGCTGGTCAGCGACGGCGTGTAGGTCGTGCGGTTGTTGGTGCCGGCTTCGAAGATCGCCTGGACCTGCGCGTCAGTGACGCCGCTGGTGCCGCGGAACGGCGAGGCGTTGCACTGCATCGACACCGACTGGAACACCGGCGGGCCGGCTTCGTCGAGAGCCGGATTGGCCGCCTGCGTCGTCGTCGCGCTGTTGAGACCGAGGCAACGGAAGCCCGGAGCGACGATCAGGCCGTTGGCGAACGTATAGTCGGCGCCGCCGCGGACGAGGATCGACACCCCGTTACCCGCCGCATTGTTGCGGTGGATATAGGTGAAGTTCGAAATCGCAACGCGCTGGCGCGGCGACGTGTCTTCATTGCCGTTCGAGTCGATTTCCATCATCGAGTCGCCGACCGCACCGCCTTCGCGCTGAACGCCGATGACGTACTGGATGTTACCCTGATAGCCGACGTCGGTGTCGAGGCTGTCATCTTCGGCACCGGTGATCACCAGATGCTTCATGTTCACGCGGCCGCCGAACACTTCGATGCCGTCGTCCGAGCTGTTGTGGATCTGGATATGGTCGAGCTGCGTACCCGAACCGGTACCCGACGGGGTCAGGCCCTGCAGTTCCTTGTCGGCGCTGAGGATGAAGCCCGAATAGCGGATCTGGACATAGGACATGCGGCCCGAATTGTCGGCCGGCTGCGCGCCGCCATATTTCGCACCCGAAGTGCCTTCGGTATCGCGTTCGCAGGCGGCAGTGCCCGGCGTGGCCGCCGGCGCTTCGCAATCGGTGACCGGCGCGCGGCCGAGCAGGATGACGCCGCCCCACAGCTGCGAGGTCTGATCGCCCGCCGAACCGACGACGTTGCCGCGGCCGGTGAAGATGATCGGCTGCGTCGGGGTGCCGACGGCATCGATGCGGTTGCCGCGATTGACGGTGAGGAAGGACACACCGGTCGCACCGAAGACGGTCACGCCCGGATCGATCGTCAGCGTGACGACATTGTTGGTGCTCGCGGCGCCCTGGTCGGTGCCGACGTCGACGCGGCCTGGGAGCGAATAGATAACGCCTGCGACCTTCGGGATTGCCGTCGTCGCGGTGAAGCGCGTCGGGAAGCCGCAATTGCGCCATTCGTTACCGCCGGCGTCCGAAATCGTGCCGAGGTTCGAAAGCTGGTCGGGGCCGTTGATGGTCGGGCAGTTCGCGGCGGGCGTGACGGTCGCCGGCGGAGTGGGCGTCGGGGTCGGGGTCGGGGTCGGCGTGGGGGTCGGCGTCGGAACGACGATCACGCCTTCGCCCGGCGACGCGACGCCGTCGGCACCGCACGCCGCAAGGATAGAACAGGCCACGCCGCTGAGCATGACCAAACGAATGCGTGCGAAAGCCGCCATGAAAATCTCCGTTCCCGGTGCGCGCCCCCCAATCGTTCGAGTGGCGCCCCTGATGAAAAATCACCGGCGAACGAGAAGAGATATGCTGACTCGCCCCCGGTGACGCCGCCACTAGGGTGATTCGGTGACGGTCTGACGCCAGAGCCGTGACAGTTGAGTGACTCTTTTGAGTCGATTTGGTGACATCAGCCTCGCCTGCGCGGCCAATTGCTCAGGGCGGCGAAAATAAATCGGGGCGGCTCGCTTGCATCGCCCGAAA is a genomic window of Sphingopyxis sp. YR583 containing:
- the gspI gene encoding type II secretion system minor pseudopilin GspI — translated: MVNERATGAEGGFTLLEMLVALSVISIAALALIRLDAYAVRTAGDLDESTMAGIVAQNRAVELWTDPAPPTIGNSAIGVANAGRNWRVEQRVAKTADDSLLRIDLLVRPESGRGQAVLTIIRASR
- a CDS encoding GspE/PulE family protein: MTDIEPAAPPPAPVDIPYGFARTHGVVIAPGENGVWLATLREDADPAVLIEVKRYLAQPLRVATASVADFDRLLSDHYAVDSSAAAMAGSLDGSDLDLGIPSAEDLLDSADDAPAIRLINAIIAEAVRQGVSDIHIEPYESGLVVRMRADGVLREHLRMPPHVAPVVVSRIKVMARLDIAERRVPQDGRIGLTLAGKAVDVRVSTLPSRAGERVVMRILDKDAAGIDFDVLGLSGAADQILREALAEPNGIILVTGPTGSGKTTTLYAALKQLNDGQRNILTVEDPVEYAVDGVGQTQVNAKVGLDFAAGLRAILRQDPDVVMVGEIRDRETADIAVQASLTGHLVLSTVHTNDAVGAITRLKDLKVEPFLLASTLRAVLAQRLVRKLCDHCREPVQADNSIAAMLGLDIGTVIWRPKGCDQCGGTGFKGRIGVFEAIKVDETVRRYIYAGGDEAMIAKHAFLKSPTLASAARTMVAKGLTTAEEAIRIARREDVDA
- a CDS encoding GspH/FimT family pseudopilin, with the translated sequence MRIFAPTAETRARPHANGFIPNGFTLVELMVVLAIMALAATAVVLTIPGEERTVRSEADRLAARLAAARDVAVIEGRSVAVNFAPSGYGFERRIAGEWQPLPGRAFEQRNWPGDVRFAAGNGQGAARVLFDRVGISPTPQAIVLTGGDAREIVRVSATGEVSRGQ
- the gspG gene encoding type II secretion system major pseudopilin GspG, translating into MSLMKLIVRLMLDTSYSDRDRPLAARRKRDERGFTLTELMVVIFIIGLLATVVMINVLPSQDRAMITKAKADISTLETALEQYRLDNLTYPASTDGLNALVTAPPALAQPERYRRGGYIKTLPADPWGRPYNYQAPGPNGKAFDVWSLGADGAPGGTDDNADIRADS
- the gspF gene encoding type II secretion system inner membrane protein GspF; its protein translation is MPDYRYVAIDPLGRERKGRLTAANDDAARANLIARKFHIVAVETAGAKPVSRSLLAFRKTKLSAKELALFTRQLATLAEVAPLEEALRTLTRQSEAESARAVIGEVHAGLLEGRRLADAMGRQPGSFPPLYRAMVAAGETTGSLTTILARLADLLERQAEVRGKLIAALAYPIVLAIVAIGVVAALMIFVVPRVVEQFTDTGQQLPFLTRAVIAISGFAANWWWLIALLLAAASFGWVTAMRRPAFKARVDARLLRLPLFGRLLRDLYAARFARTLSTMVSSRLPLVEGLKLTVPTIRNAALAGATANIVDQVRAGGGLSTALRDAGVFPPLLVYMTASGESAGRLEQMLERAADYLEREFDRFTAASMALLEPVIIVVMGSCVALIILAILLPILQLQNLAGL
- the gspJ gene encoding type II secretion system minor pseudopilin GspJ: MSDQRGFTLVEMLVALSIFAAIAAMGVGLLRSSVDTQDAVQERLKAMGGVNRLRAVMANDLAQAVQRSTRGPAGEAVPAFVGSPNGFAFVHGGAGSADGGPRPAVERVGYALVGAEWRRAIQPMLDGTALGEGDRLVADVAGVAVRYRDDKGNWGESWNSEPGDRLPRAVEVRLARNGREALTMLFLTAPTLPPPPIAGVPAP
- the gspK gene encoding type II secretion system minor pseudopilin GspK — translated: MRPDAKGEQGAALLTVLLLVAVMAVIAATALDRLTLATRIAGSAATVDQGRAYAFAAEQIALRRVADLVGRDPAKLTLAGNWLGRDFTLPLPGGEGRAKLTDANNCFNLNSLVAETVPGRFSQRSGSMRQFGELMTLLGIDPGQAQAIAGATADWIDSDSNEGPLGAEDNAYRSMQGAYLPANRKMADVSELRAVRGVTPKIYARLKPWICVLPVTDPVKLNVNTLAPEQAPLVAMLLPGEITVAKARAALAARPAGGYGSSVRFWEAGPFEGRKPPNEVAEQAGVTSRWLALTTNVTMGDGFLTAISLIDANGGAPSAGIAAPVIVRRDWGETD